From a region of the Marasmius oreades isolate 03SP1 chromosome 7, whole genome shotgun sequence genome:
- a CDS encoding uncharacterized protein (BUSCO:EOG09261ICI) — protein MPLTRTFTQLYHELCRSQPLFTVSPRDVKILKRPDEFYSQLLTMIRGAERRIFLSSLYIGSSESELIDVLTDSLRKRHVLNLYLQLDLNRSTRPGASSTAKILLPLLEEFPNRVHASFFRSPNLRGIMAKLVPPRFNEGWGTWHAKIYGADDGVMISGANLNKSYFTDRQDRYLHFSNQPTLSQYCFDFMKTVSGFSYQLCPTDVKNSKSELDLGPYSFTHKDGYTMFWPDFRTHPHKIHRKAEEALSAFQRTYCESTQDVTKSRQEDPEKMASELIEAESSVALVPIIQAGQFNIKEEEKTFECLFRHVNAYGMQPDTREDDNNLQNRPLIDLTSGYFGLYERYQRLILGSTNVDVRVIAASPKANGFYGSKGISGRIPDGYTLFEQRFMAAVKRAGRLWTTTTRKGVQLQEWWKDGCTYHGKGLWLYPTRNSAPVLTLFGSTNLNSRSAHIDTELSFLMILPSDTQLSERSTATSNSNSISRLSTDLAAEAANIRQDAGEWKGGERRIPLLTKLIVALVGGML, from the exons ATGCCCTTGACCCGCACTTTCACCCAGCTTTATCACGAACTTTGTCGCAGTCAACCTCTGTTCACCGTCTCACCCCGAGATGTCAAGATTTTAAAGCGTCCGGATGAGTTTTATTCGCAACTTTTG ACAATGATTCGGGGAGCGGAGAGAAGGATATTCTTATCCTCTCTATACATTGGTTCAAGTGAATCAGAACTC ATAGACGTTCTAACGGATTCTCTCCGTAAAAGACATGTCTTAAACCTCTACTTGCAACTCGACCTCAATCGTTCTACTCGACCCGGAGCGTCTTCGACAGCCAAAATCTTATTGCCTCTTCTCGAAGAGTTTCCAAATCGTGTTCACGCGTCTTTCTTTCGTAGCCCGAATCTACGTGGTATCATGGCTAAACTTGTTCCACCGCGGTTCAACGAGGGTTGGGGCACATGGCATGCAAAGATTTACGGAGCAGATGATGGCGTGATGATAAGTGG TGCCAATCTAAACAAATCCTATTTTACCGACCGCCAAGACCGATATCTTCATTTTTCCAACCAACCTACACTATCTCAGTATTGTTTCGACTTCATGAAAACGGTGTCCGGGTTCTCGTACCAACTTTGTCCAACGGACGTGAAGAATTCGAAGTCGGAATTGGATTTGGGACCGTATTCGTTCACTCATAAGGACGGTTACACGATGTTCTGGCCCGATTTTAGGACGCACCCGCATAAGATACATCGGAAGGCTGAGGAGGCTCTTTCTGCGTTTCAAAGGACTTACTGCGAATCTACTCAGGACGTAACGAAATCAAGGCAGGAAGATCCAGAGAAAATGGCATCAGAACTCATAGAGGCAGAGTCTAGTGTCGCGCTAGTTCCGATTATCCAGGCAGGACAGTTTAATatcaaggaagaggaaaagaCGTTCGAATGCCTGTTTCGACATGTAAACGCATACGGGATGCAACCAGATACGAGAGAAGACGATAATAATCTACAGAATCGTCCCCTCATTGACTTAACAAGCGGATATTTCGGGTTATATGAGCGTTATCAAAGGCTAATTCTCGGTTCAACTAATGTCGACGTTCGAGTGATAGCTGCAAGTCCAAAAGCGAACGGCTTCTACGGATCCAAAGGTATCTCAGGTCGTATACCAGACGGATACACCTTATTCGAACAACGATTCATGGCGGCTGTCAAACGAGCTGGGAGGTTATGGACAACTACGACTCGGAAAGGCGTTCAGTTACAGGAGTGGTGGAAGGATGGGTGTACCTACCATGGAAAGG GATTATGGCTTTATCCAACACGAAACTCTGCTCCGGTCCTCACGCTCTTCGGATCGACGAACTTAAACTCGCGTTCCGCACATATCGACACGGAACTTTCGTTTTTGATGATCCTGCCATCTGATACTCAGCTTTCTGAACGATCAACCG